From Pristiophorus japonicus isolate sPriJap1 chromosome 1, sPriJap1.hap1, whole genome shotgun sequence, a single genomic window includes:
- the LOC139269650 gene encoding zinc finger protein 256-like — MEKPWKCGDCGKGFSSPSELEIHCRTPTGERPFTCSEGGKKFTQSSDLLTNQRIHTKKRPFTCSDCGKRFTYSSVLLRHQRVHTGERPFTCSDCGKRFTYSSVLLRHQRVHTGERPFTCSECGKGFIRSSDLLNHQRVHTGERPFTCCMCGKEFNLSSNLLRHQRVHTGEKPFTCSECGKGFTQSSQLITHQRVHTGERPFTCSECGKGFTRSSDLLTHQRVHTGERPFTCSECWKDFTCSSHLLTHQRIHTGERPFICSECGKGFPSSSRLLTHQRIHTGERPFTCSECGMGFSRSSDLLRHQRVHTGDRPFTCSECGTGFSQSSDLLKHQRVHTGERPFICSECGKGFTRSSHLLRHQRVHTGERPFICSECGKGFTCSSSLLRHQRVHK; from the coding sequence atggagaaaccgtggaaatgtggggactgtggaaagggattcagttccccatctgagctggaaattcattgtCGCACtcccaccggggagaggccgttcacctgcagtGAGGGTGGGAAgaaattcactcagtcatccgacctgctgacaaaccagcgaattcacaccaaaaagaggccattcacctgctctgattgtgggaagagattcacttatTCATCTGTCCTGttgagacaccaacgagttcacactggggagagaccattcacctgctctgattgtgggaagagattcacttatTCATCtgtcctgctgagacaccagcgagttcacactggggagaggccgttcacctgctcagagtgcggGAAGGGTTTCATTCGGTCATCCGATCTGCTGAATCATCAGcgggttcacaccggggagaggccgttcacctgctgtaTGTGTGGAAAGGAATTCAAtttgtcatccaacctgctgagacaccagcgagttcacactggggagaaaccgttcacctgttccgagtgtgggaagggattcactcagtcatcacaGCTTATAactcaccagcgtgttcacactggggagaggccattcacctgctccgagtgtggaaagggattcactcgctcatctgacctgctgactcaccagcgagttcacactggagagagaccattcacctgctctgagtgttggaaggattTCACGTGTTCATCccaccttctaactcaccagcgaattcacaccggggagaggccattcatctgctcagagtgtgggaagggattcccttcgTCATCACGCCTGCTGactcaccagcgaattcacactggggagagaccgttcacctgctctgagtgtgggatgggattctcTCGCTCATCtgatctgctgagacaccagcgagttcacactggggacaggccatttacctgctctgagtgtgggacggGATtctctcagtcatccgacctgctgaaacaccagcgagttcacactggggagagaccgttcatctgctctgagtgtgggaagggattcactcgatcatcccacctgctgagacaccagcgagttcacactggggagcgaCCATTcatttgctctgagtgtgggaagggattcacttgttcatccagcctgctgaggcaccagcgagttcacaaatga